The Rhododendron vialii isolate Sample 1 chromosome 3a, ASM3025357v1 nucleotide sequence CTCGGAACAAGTTCAGTTGGATTTTCACCTGAAATAAACAATTGCAACCCATTTCTGTCTTGTTCATCTAAATTCAAACCCCGAGTACTTTTAAGTAAATCTTCAACTGATGTGTCCCCCAAGCTTTTCTCCACATTAAGTATTTGTTCCCTAATGGCCCTGATAAACTGTTTGTGTCTGGAAATTACATTTTCTCTTGTGTGAGACTTGTCCATCGTAGCTGACAGGCTTACCTCTCTTTCAAAATCTTCCAACTGCTTAGAAAACAATGACTAAGGTAAAGTAACAGCAGAATATAACAAAAACGCAACGGAAAAATTGACAAGCACCTGCCATTTTGCTGTCTCCAGTGTAGTTGCAAGATCACGCCAATGATACTCTACCGACTTGAGCAGCTTCTGGTCTGTATGATCCTCTTGAACAAGATTTTGCTCATGCAATAAAAGACGAAAAAGAGATTCCATCCTAAAGTCGTAACAAAATGCTAAGTTATCAATATGagtgaatccaaaccgttccACATGGATGCATAACAATAATACAAAatacacaaaaggaaaaagctTGCCCAGATAAATAAAAGATGACAATAATTATTCTTACGAAGTTATATATCGAAGAATAGAAGCCCCTCAACCAACACTATAGTTTGGAGCAACAGATGTACAAAAAGGACCACCATGGGTAATGAACCCCGTTAGGATATATTTAGCAAGGAAATGATGGAAAACCAACATCAAAGCAAGTTTCTAGATTGTGCACCTACGATGAAAAAGGACGACAGTAGCATGAACCAACTTGTAATTTGTTCACTACCACAATGTACATTTGCACAGAACAATGTGCATCTATAGCTCAATACAAATTAACTTCTTTTAAATTACCAAAACGAAAACACGGACAAGATAATAAACCTGTATATGCACCCATAGCTTCATTCAAATTaactccctccatcccacaATGCTTGCCCGTTTAGGGGCGCCTAAATTTTGAGGACAGAATAATTGGCCGTTTAATTGGTATTGGctttcccaatttgccccttcCTCTTTCAACTCTCCTTTCCGAAACTATTGCCGCCTACTTTAAGGAAAACTGACCTAAAAAGTTGGAAGAGAAATTTTCTCCTCCAAAATTGGTACCAAATCTGAATCTTTTAGGTTACTCGTGTATAAGCGCACCGAAACTTGCCAAttacataaataaaaaagtaatgGCGTAAATTAAGGAAAACTGACCTGTCGGCCGAGTCTTGAACGACTTCTGCGGCAGAGAACAGCGGGTCCGATTCCCACTGCCGGAAACTCGACGCCATTTCCGCCGCAATCCGGCTTAGAATTCTCCGACAATATGAATCATccacacaaaaattaaaaaaaataataataataaatcgtGACTGAAAATCAAAAGTATGTATACAGCATAGGAATATTTGAACAAACGACGCCTCTATATAAGCTTATACTCGTCCCATCTCTTCCGTGTGTAATATATATCGTGTATGTATATGCGTAAATCCCCTTTTTGGGAAAGAAATTAAGAAcaattttagggtttagggttacgAGAAGGAGTGAATTGCGAGAGAAGAATGGTTAAAGGGAGAGCAGTATTTCTGTCGCCGTTTTTTTATtcgagggagggagagagatagtATCGTCTGCGCTAGCGTCCATAGTTCaagtttactttttaaattgtCATACACAATCACCACCGTCCAAGATGTCAAACATTTAACTTCGAAACAAAAACCGTTTTTTTAAGTGCGTTTGGTAacattttcagttttcagttttttgttaatAAGAAATTAAAAGTAGAAACAGGTTTATGTAATACTACTTTTTTGTAGTTTTcatagtttataaaaactataaaaaaatctatgaaaaacaaaaaagaaaaaatttgttaccaaacaagttttcttcgttagtttttaaaaaagtaaaacaagttttcttcattagttttcaaaaaagtaaagacAAAAAGGTTGATAAACGCCcaacttttcttttatttttacacTACTCACAACTTTTAGTACTACACTTTATAGTTCATTCTTGAAATTGATTTTATTCTTCCCTTAACTGCAGGTTCGTCCGATTAAGGACttaggagtacttattttttgaattaaaaatgatgtattttgagagaatgatctgtctcgtaaaacgagaaataaatatttaaaaaaataagaattttaacgGAACGGAACCTTAGAGTTATctcccaaaatatttaaaaatgcTTGAAAAACTTTGAGATAAATATATTATTCGATTTTTTTCTCCATAAATACCCTAATTTTTAACTTCTCCAGACTTTTAATACTGTATTTTCTTGATCGATTTTTATACACGTGGCTATCTTTTACCACAATTAAGACTATTTATTGTCACGATCATTAGCAATTTTCATAGTATGCAACCGATTAGCGAATTTCATAATATGAGGCCAATGAGCTAGTGCTATTCTATCACATAATCATCACTATTATTCTTTCCCATTCAACTTTGCCCAGCTAAGGTTGTGTAAAATACTAACACAAAActaatctctagccgtccattacTGTAATAAATGCACatgattcgctcaaactctttcACGGAAAAATTaatggaagagttttttaaaaatctagaccgtccaaatacatctggacggtcagaattacgcgcACAATCAACACAGCAGTTGTACGCGTAGCATTTTTGTGTCACAAATccagaagaaaaaataatttagtccCGCAAGTGAAAATATTTCACCCTCCGAATTTAGTTCGTCCGTATTTACCCAAGGAATAATAGCAAATTGCAACCCTTTCAATGCATTGCAATTTCCAAAAGATGAACTCCagggagagatgagagagagactCTTCACGTAAAAATAGACCCACAATTACTGCTGGACTTGCATCTCAAATCCAGATGacagcaaaaaataaaaataaaaaataaatagtgcCTCAAGTGAAATACTTCACCATCTGAATTTCTTTCTGCTTGAAGCCACATTTTTCATAGAATACTTTGTTGTCGGTACTGCAATCAAGAATCACCTTGTAACAACCCATCGATTGAGCATGATCCGAAAGGAACGCTATaattttctttcccaactgcattcCCCTAGCATTCGAATCAACTACAACATCTTCAATATGCCCAACTTTGCCACAATTCCTTATGAACTTCTTTTCAATGAACACGCTTCCAGTGGCAACTATCTTCCCATAACAATTATCCTCAATAACGCAAACAAGATGGTCATCACCGTATAAACTGAGCTCTTGAAATCTTCCTTCGAATTCTTTGTCGGAGACGGAATCACATACGGTGAGTTGTTGCAACAGTTCAATGAAACCCTTTCTTTTGTCTGAAATCTCTAGCTTTCGAACGGGAAATGATTCTTCTTCATTGAGGGAGGATTCCTTGCTCTGCATCCTTTCAGCACTCAGCAGAAACTCACTGTTGTTTTTCAGTGTTACTGAGAATTGGAAAACTCAGATCAATAGAGAGGCCTTTAGATTTGCCAGaaaagaaccaaaaacaaaaaaccaatcattacttttttgagtttttcataCACCGTAAATTTAAAATACGTGATTATAATGTGCTTTCTAGTCGCATGGATTAGAAGTCCTAATTTTTGTTATATGAACCATTAATTGGCACCAAGCAGCTTGTTCaaacttagccaaaaaaaacacctaaggTGGCCCAAGCAACTTAGTAAAAAGACACCTAAAAGAGCTCAACTTCTTTctcaaaaatgacaaaaagctTGACTTTAGACACCCCAAATAGCTTAGCTCAAGAAACAAAAAGGAAGCATTTTTAGACATCCAAACGAAACCTTATTCAGACAAAAACAcagcaaaaagaaaatcaaaaagtaCACGAAGCTAATATTTCATACTCAAATATACCAACTGAAATGTGACATTGTGACTAATATTAGTAAGTCCCGACCGTCCTCACTTCACCTATAGATGATGGCAATTGTCAtttaaaatagtaaaataccaaGCACTTCCAACACTCTCCAGCCAATAGAAGCGTAAGGTCCAATTTCTGAAGAAACCAAATGTAATTGGTCTACTAACCTCAATGAACAACagtgtttgaattttgagaataCAAGTATGGTTCATAATATAAGAAACATATCAACCTTTAAGACAAAGGAAAACAACATGTTCTTATAATAATCTGGGAGGCTGCTGAACAGAAATAGATTGTTGTTCCTTGCatcttatttatataataaGTAAGGATGACAGTAAACCAACACATTAACATCACATTAATTACAATGAAAGCACGAGTCTCAGTCGAAGGACCGCTACTTCCAAATAACCAATCTTGAACCTAATATTCCATTTGACTAAAAACTTCTAAAAAACCCTTGTCCTTTTCAGCAACACTTTCTAGGGATAATACACAACGAGCAAGACCTGATCACCCAGCCCAAATTACAATTTTTAGTAATAATTTGCCAATGTAACTAGCAGTACAAGCACTTAGTAGTTTCTTTCCTTCATGATTTTATTTACAACAGACATAAACCCACTATTTGCAACAAGCTATGAAAATCACTTCTCACTTTCTTCATTTACAAGACAAGAACACTAATAATGTAACTTCTCAATCATTTATAACAAATCCCAGCAAAAATGACCGCTCCAAATGGTGGAATTTGTACTTAATACCAGCCATAAAATATCATATGGCACTTACAAGCTTTACAAgatttttgagacccaaaactcTAAATTCACAGACAAAACACTGAAGAGACCTCAATAGGaaactttttctatttctcatCAAGCCATCTCCAAACCAAGTAAAGAACTGGAAAAATAAATCAGTAATAGGCATAACTGTACTTTTACATTCTTCACTAACTGCGTGCCATACTTGCTACAACTTAATGCGATACTTTCCGCTGGATAAAAACCGTATGCTTTTCCGAAAATAATATTTCCCATATTGCATTGATGTCGATCCCCATTGCATCATCATCTGACACATTTTAATTAGAGGAACAACTGAACTTCGTCCAAATAGTATTCTAGCATAGGCAACAGACCTTGTGTCCAACTTTATGCAGACGTGGATTGATAATGTCTCATGAACTTTAATTGGACTTTACTTAAAGCAAGCTaatatcaggaaaaaaaaaaaaaaacatcaagagTGTAATCGAATCTATCTTTCATGTCCTTGAGGAACTGGTTAAAGTTTACGAATTCGCCTACCCCTAATTATATTAAGGGATCCTTGGGCTTGGGGGCATAACAGAAAATCCTCAAACATACGCTCGTGACAATTGAGGAAACCAGTAGCATGACAAATTATTTCAGCTACATTAGAAGCAATTGAAGACCCAATTGGCAAAGTCGGGCTACAAACGAAATGCACACACACAATAGCatcaagaataataagatcACAACAAGAAACCAGGATATGTTTACAACAGGTTCCGGGAATAATGCACACGGCCACGGATCAAATAAAATAACGTTTTCTATTGGGCATCAATACCCCATTTTGATTTTAACTTTACTACATCTACCTTAAGTTTAGCACCAATAATCGATTAATAAGCTCAAAATCAAACCATGGGCGAATACAAAGAAGAGTAATGTTTAGGTGATACTTCTTGAAATCAAAAGTAATTCTTAGTTTTTATCTTCTTGAACTGTAGCAAGTTGGTTTCTTTATGCAAATGATTTCATCGTTTGACTTTGTTCAGTGAAAAACATTCTCAATCCTCAAGAGTTCGCTTAGGGGACTGGTGAAGCACATTGCAACACAATTGGTCATACCCATTCCAGGCCCCAATAGAAATTCTCAAAAGAAGGACTCAATGTTTAATCCTTTCATTTAGAAAacctaaaaaatatataatttctGAACAGAAACATGGCCCATAAGAAACAActaacagagaaagagagagagagagacagagagaagaagaagaagaagaaactgttCATACCGTTGCCAGAGGAGCCGCCGATCGTCCCCGGAGCTGCTGAGATTTGTGCGATTTAAGAAGATGGGGGGTTCTGATTCTGGTCGAACAGCAGCAGGGCTGACACACATTATACGTTAGTTTCACAAAATTTACCCTGCAATCTGTGAATATCACATATTTGATCCGGAActtaagggcctgtttggaacttagagaaaagataagaaaaaaaaaaaggaaagaaaagtggGGAGGAAAGTAGGGACGAAAattattcttt carries:
- the LOC131318902 gene encoding glucosamine 6-phosphate N-acetyltransferase isoform X2 yields the protein MQSKESSLNEEESFPVRKLEISDKRKGFIELLQQLTVCDSVSDKEFEGRFQELSLYGDDHLVCVIEDNCYGKIVATGSVFIEKKFIRNCGKVGHIEDVVVDSNARGMQLGKKIIAFLSDHAQSMGCYKVILDCSTDNKVFYEKCGFKQKEIQMVKYFT
- the LOC131318902 gene encoding glucosamine 6-phosphate N-acetyltransferase isoform X1, with the translated sequence MCVSPAAVRPESEPPIFLNRTNLSSSGDDRRLLWQREFLLSAERMQSKESSLNEEESFPVRKLEISDKRKGFIELLQQLTVCDSVSDKEFEGRFQELSLYGDDHLVCVIEDNCYGKIVATGSVFIEKKFIRNCGKVGHIEDVVVDSNARGMQLGKKIIAFLSDHAQSMGCYKVILDCSTDNKVFYEKCGFKQKEIQMVKYFT